The nucleotide sequence GTGGCCGCTCAGATTATGGCAGTGGCCGCTCAGATTATGGCAATAGCCGTTACGACCGGCGTGACAATGGTCGCTATAGCGAACCCTCCCGCAATGAAAACCGCTATGACTCCCGCGACTATGGCGATCGCCGTTACAGCGAACGGGGTTACGGTAGCAACGAACCCCCCCGTGGAGAACCACGCTACAACGAGGATCGTTATTCAGATCGCAGCCGCTACGACTCCGGGCGCGATCGCGACAACACCTACCCGGATAGCCGCTCCTCCTACGACACTCGCCCCTCCTATGATCGTCCCGCGAACCGCGATCGCTCTGAACGCCGCCCTCCGTCTCGTCCCTCTCGCAACCCCCGCCCCAACCTCAGCCAGGATAACTGGGATGATGAGGATGATTGGCTTTAGGGAAGGATGAAGGATGAAGGATGAAGGATGAAAAGTTGATCCTTTATCCTCTATCCCCCATGCTCCCTCCTTCCCCTTGTGTCTATACTGAACTCCATGCAGAACTTTCGGAATTATTACGACATATTGGGTGTTGCCAGAGAGGCAACCGTTGAGGAGATCAAAAAAGCTTTTCGACGGTTAGCCCGGCAATATCACCCTGACCTGAATCCTGGGAATAAAGAAGCCGAGGAAAAGTTTAAGGATATTAACGAAGCTTACGAAGTCCTGTCTGATTCGACCAAGCGTGCCCAATATGACCAGTTTGGCAAGTTCTGGCAACAGCGAGGCTTCCAGGGAGGAGGTGCCAGAGCGGGTGCCCGCAACTGGAATGGGCGAAGTAGCGATCGCACCACAACGGGCGATGTAGATTTCAGCGAATTTCCCGACTTCAATAGCTTTGTCGATCAACTTCTGAATCGGCGGAGCACCAGAGAGCCGGCTTCCAGTGCTGCCAGCAACCCCGCCCGCGATTACTACCGGCCTGGCACCACACGCACCACCAAAGTTTACAGCACCCCCCGTGCTGGTCGCCGTGACG is from Leptothermofonsia sichuanensis E412 and encodes:
- a CDS encoding DnaJ C-terminal domain-containing protein, producing the protein MSILNSMQNFRNYYDILGVAREATVEEIKKAFRRLARQYHPDLNPGNKEAEEKFKDINEAYEVLSDSTKRAQYDQFGKFWQQRGFQGGGARAGARNWNGRSSDRTTTGDVDFSEFPDFNSFVDQLLNRRSTREPASSAASNPARDYYRPGTTRTTKVYSTPRAGRRDAEARLSVPLEKAYLGGRERIRLEDGRSLEVNMPAGMVTGQRIRLKGQGVNGGDLFLKIDVTPHPFFKLEGSDIRCQLPITPSEAVLGGQVEVPTLDGRVKMTIPPGVRSGQRLRLADKGYPRDEEGRGDQIVEIQIVIPRDLTAQERDLYEKLRQIETFNPRADLPV